One window of the Octopus sinensis linkage group LG9, ASM634580v1, whole genome shotgun sequence genome contains the following:
- the LOC115215606 gene encoding uncharacterized protein LOC115215606: protein MQNIEMHMKLTLVDIVNIDSVVTESRRVIAASEKVLNILQKIDVSSLQDPLAYVTIFDILAIQYHAYIRVKNAAKVVFKIVYNDVENQNLNKIIKIQQKLDSYCDRVPKMAKIIALKGPASESESECPIGQKVQIQGSITWPTQQLTVNVIANLTKSWEQIIWEMLQPLPLSKSVATYRWLHDVSHGKPDSLARLQITSRVNSYQEFQIETYVKDGEVPPSWIEASSKLFDKVHHSLFPFTTLKAVTLESPVMKDSCRGVCIQGAVSHRNSLVNAVFRLPRSVYTTNVPWTVLTPLRMKTCLY from the exons ATGCAGAACATTGAGATGCATATGAAGCTTACCCTTGTTGATATCGTCAATATCGATTCTGTTGTTACTGAATCAAGAAGAGTGATTGCTGCTAGTGAAAAAGTCTTGAACATTCTTCAAAAAATAGATGTTAGCTCCCTGCAAGATCCACTTGCTTACGTCACCATCTTTGACATTCTTGCTATTCAATACCATGCATACATTCGTGTCAAAAATGCTGCCAAGGTTGTATTTAAAATTGTATACAATGATGTAGAAAACCAGAATctaaataaaattatcaaaattcagCAGAAATTGGATTCCTATTGTGACAGAGTACCTAAAATGGCTAAAATTATTGCACTGAAAGGTCCTGCTTCAGAATCAGAATCAGAATGCCCCATTGGTCAAAAGGTTCAAATCCAAGGCAGCATCACATGGCCAACACAACAATTAACTGTGAATGTCATT GCAAATCTCACCAAGTCCTGGGAACAAATTATTTGGGAAATGTTGCAGCCATTACCATTGAGTAAGAGTGTCGCCACATACAGATGGTTACATGATGTCTCTCATGGCAAACCAGATAGTTTGGCCAGGTTACAAATTACCAGCCGAGTGAATTCTTATCAAGAATTCCAAATTGAAACTTATGTCAAGGAC GGTGAAGTTCCACCAAGCTGGATAGAAGCATCAAGCAAATTATTTGATAAGGTTCACCATTCACTCTTCCCATTCACCACCCTGAAAGCTGTTACTCTTGAATCCCCAGTCATGAAAGACAGTTGTCGTGGAGTGTGTATCCAAGGAGCTGTTTCTCATAGGAATTCTCTA GTTAATGCTGTGTTCCGCCTCCCAAGATCAGTCTACACAACCAATGTTCCATGGACTGTGTTGACCCCACTTAGAATGAAAACAT GTCTATATTAG